A region from the Parabacteroides sp. FAFU027 genome encodes:
- a CDS encoding Pls/PosA family non-ribosomal peptide synthetase, protein MKELDSILQEQPATETSEQHLFLDELFELTAEKYANSTAIEEGQTRISYDEADQKANRLANYLQSIGIKPEEKVAILLPRCAQVYIAMLAVLKAGGAYIPLDPEIPGERVNFIMQDSGAKLLITADEILKRIAIQLEEFPVFNIDRQSTELEKYPATKPVVDNRSSADLCYIIYTSGTSGQPKGVLLEHRNVMNYIRGAQQIYPIDHTHRVLQGFSVSFDASVEEIWVPFSIGATIIVGTFDIMRSGDRFASILNQLNITFLSCAPTLLSMVKEDIPVLKILIFGGEVCSSDIAHRWCKPERKVYNTYGPTEAAVIATYSILNPDETVTIGRALPDYEVLIVDEALMPIKNDAEGEILIGGESIARGYLNREELTTHKFITTDRYNGKPTRYYRTGDLAKYAPNGEIIFVGRADAQVKVRGFRVELAEIEGLLVKCDGIMAAAVALDEKTQQLAAFVVKQDSVEIDREGIANLLRLKLPYYMVPSTLDMIDELPMTTSQKIDRKRLPTPKTPLGYSAKKEIISPKMDLEKALVAVIARNINRDDISMDDSFFEDLGGHSLLAAIVVSELRENPMFKNMSVVDVYKFPILSDLANELETKQPKTKTQKERDIHTPSRRSYYTCSFFQAVSMFFILLLFGMEWLGPFFVYSYYYQAETGLLYSLGMMLLMYFTLMPVLSIFAILFKWMVIGRIKPGKYKLWGSYYFRFWIVDKIINVCPVNYFTGTPLMNVFLRLLGAKVGKNGYINTSAISAFDLLKIGDNVSICTDTHLRGYNIADGYLHIGSIQLEDDCFVGTRCCLAHNTKMERNSSLGDLSLIPEGSTIPQNESWVGSPAAKTGINPKQSSRNLWSARNFVLFTLSIFIIPLITMVAYFPGMMLITHLDYASENYHFLWLTIGVGVSFVVLLTVIITILKWLMLGNIKEGRYPVDSLFYYKKWFFDQLMKLSLQVIGTLYTTLYLQIWFRMLGVKMGKRVEISTVEFISPDLLVTGDECFLADSVSVGASHVRNGYITIAKAHIGNRTFVGNSAVISPGTQLGDDVLVGVLSKVNDENLPAKDGTSWFGSPAVYLPKRDINRDFSAKQTYKPTRSLFVQRYAIEFFRVTLPATLFITCAALITNVVSYLQVEKELWELFLVFPFLYFGAALLGTIITAFLKWIIIGEYKPSKKPLWSNYVWRSELITGIYENFLVLFFLNMLTGTPFIKYPLRMLGCKIGKKVCMYTTQITEFDLIKMGDYATVNDNCTLQTHLFEDRVMKMSYVDIGKSCSIGGMSVVLYDSKMEDQSVLEPLSVLMKSETLPGNSVFVGAPAKNV, encoded by the coding sequence ATGAAGGAGTTAGATTCAATCCTGCAGGAACAACCTGCAACTGAGACTTCCGAGCAGCATCTTTTCCTGGATGAATTATTCGAGTTAACAGCAGAGAAATATGCTAATTCAACTGCTATCGAAGAAGGCCAAACACGTATAAGTTATGATGAAGCCGATCAAAAAGCCAATCGCCTTGCCAATTACCTACAATCCATCGGTATAAAACCCGAAGAAAAAGTGGCGATTCTGCTTCCCCGCTGCGCTCAGGTTTATATTGCCATGCTGGCCGTATTGAAAGCCGGAGGTGCTTATATCCCCCTTGATCCCGAGATTCCGGGCGAACGGGTGAATTTTATCATGCAGGATTCCGGCGCTAAACTTTTGATTACGGCTGATGAGATACTGAAACGAATCGCGATTCAGCTGGAAGAATTTCCGGTTTTTAATATTGACCGGCAATCCACAGAGTTGGAAAAATATCCGGCAACCAAACCTGTTGTAGATAACCGTTCATCCGCGGACCTTTGTTATATCATTTACACGTCCGGAACCAGCGGACAGCCCAAAGGCGTTTTGCTTGAACACAGGAATGTGATGAATTACATCCGGGGCGCACAGCAAATCTACCCGATAGATCATACACACAGAGTTTTGCAGGGATTTTCCGTCTCCTTCGATGCTTCGGTGGAGGAAATATGGGTGCCTTTTTCCATCGGAGCCACAATCATTGTCGGCACATTCGACATTATGCGTTCGGGAGACCGCTTTGCCTCTATTCTGAATCAACTGAATATAACCTTCTTGTCCTGTGCTCCAACTTTGCTTTCTATGGTAAAAGAGGATATTCCGGTGCTGAAAATTCTTATTTTCGGAGGCGAGGTTTGTTCGTCTGATATTGCCCACCGCTGGTGCAAACCGGAACGAAAGGTTTATAATACCTACGGACCTACCGAAGCGGCTGTCATTGCTACATATTCAATTTTGAATCCGGATGAAACCGTAACCATCGGTCGGGCATTGCCTGATTATGAAGTCCTGATTGTGGATGAAGCATTGATGCCAATTAAAAACGATGCAGAAGGTGAAATCCTGATTGGCGGGGAAAGCATTGCCCGTGGTTATCTCAATCGCGAAGAACTGACTACTCATAAGTTTATCACAACAGACCGATACAACGGAAAGCCCACGCGCTATTACCGCACCGGTGACCTTGCGAAATATGCACCCAACGGTGAAATCATCTTTGTAGGACGTGCAGATGCTCAGGTAAAAGTTCGCGGTTTCAGGGTGGAACTGGCAGAGATAGAAGGACTTTTAGTTAAATGTGACGGAATAATGGCAGCTGCTGTCGCGCTTGATGAAAAAACGCAACAACTTGCAGCATTCGTTGTAAAGCAAGATAGTGTTGAGATCGACCGTGAAGGCATCGCCAATCTGTTGCGATTGAAACTGCCCTATTACATGGTTCCGTCCACTCTCGATATGATTGATGAGTTACCAATGACTACCAGTCAAAAGATTGACCGTAAACGTCTGCCAACACCCAAAACGCCACTGGGCTATTCTGCAAAAAAAGAGATCATTTCACCTAAGATGGATCTGGAAAAAGCATTGGTTGCTGTCATTGCCCGAAACATCAACCGGGACGATATTTCCATGGACGACAGCTTTTTTGAGGATCTGGGCGGACATTCGCTTCTGGCGGCTATTGTTGTTTCTGAGCTACGCGAAAATCCGATGTTTAAGAATATGTCGGTGGTGGATGTCTATAAATTCCCGATACTGTCAGACCTGGCAAATGAACTGGAAACCAAACAGCCCAAAACAAAGACACAAAAAGAAAGAGACATCCACACACCTTCACGGCGAAGTTACTATACCTGTTCGTTCTTTCAGGCTGTGTCGATGTTCTTTATCCTGCTGCTCTTCGGGATGGAGTGGTTAGGGCCGTTCTTTGTTTACTCTTACTATTATCAGGCTGAAACCGGTCTGCTTTATTCACTCGGAATGATGTTGCTGATGTATTTTACCCTGATGCCGGTACTTTCCATCTTTGCCATTCTATTTAAATGGATGGTTATCGGTCGCATCAAACCGGGAAAATACAAACTGTGGGGCAGCTACTATTTCCGTTTCTGGATCGTCGATAAAATCATTAATGTTTGTCCGGTAAATTACTTCACCGGTACTCCGCTCATGAATGTTTTCCTGCGCCTGTTAGGTGCAAAAGTGGGCAAAAACGGCTACATCAACACCTCTGCCATTTCCGCATTTGACCTGTTGAAAATTGGGGATAACGTCAGTATTTGTACCGATACACACCTCCGTGGATACAATATTGCGGACGGCTACCTGCATATCGGTTCAATTCAACTGGAAGATGACTGCTTTGTCGGAACCCGATGCTGTCTGGCACATAATACAAAGATGGAACGAAACTCTTCGCTCGGAGATTTATCACTGATTCCCGAAGGCAGTACAATTCCTCAGAATGAAAGCTGGGTAGGCTCACCTGCCGCTAAAACAGGCATTAACCCGAAACAGAGTAGCCGAAATTTATGGTCCGCCCGAAACTTTGTATTATTTACACTTAGCATCTTCATTATCCCATTGATTACTATGGTAGCTTATTTCCCGGGGATGATGCTGATTACCCACCTGGATTATGCATCCGAAAACTACCATTTCCTTTGGTTAACCATCGGGGTCGGCGTTTCATTCGTTGTGCTTCTGACGGTCATTATTACAATCTTAAAATGGTTGATGCTAGGTAATATTAAAGAAGGCAGATATCCGGTCGATTCGCTGTTCTATTACAAGAAATGGTTCTTTGACCAGTTAATGAAACTAAGTCTTCAGGTAATCGGAACGCTTTATACTACACTTTACCTTCAGATTTGGTTCCGTATGCTTGGTGTCAAAATGGGTAAACGGGTTGAGATTTCTACGGTTGAGTTTATTTCTCCCGATTTGCTGGTAACCGGTGATGAATGTTTTCTGGCAGACTCGGTTTCCGTGGGTGCATCACACGTGCGAAACGGATATATTACCATTGCCAAAGCACATATTGGCAATCGTACTTTTGTTGGGAATAGTGCTGTCATCAGCCCCGGAACACAGTTAGGTGACGATGTTTTGGTTGGGGTTTTATCCAAAGTCAATGACGAAAACCTTCCGGCTAAGGATGGAACCTCCTGGTTTGGCTCTCCGGCGGTTTATTTGCCAAAACGGGATATAAACAGAGACTTCTCCGCCAAACAAACCTATAAACCAACCCGAAGCCTGTTCGTACAACGTTATGCCATCGAATTCTTCCGGGTTACACTGCCGGCAACCCTTTTTATCACCTGTGCCGCCCTGATTACAAACGTCGTATCTTATCTTCAGGTGGAGAAAGAGCTTTGGGAATTGTTTCTGGTGTTCCCATTCTTATATTTCGGAGCAGCATTATTGGGAACCATCATCACGGCCTTCCTGAAATGGATTATTATCGGTGAATATAAGCCATCGAAAAAACCGCTATGGAGCAACTATGTATGGCGCAGCGAGTTGATTACCGGTATTTATGAAAACTTCCTGGTCTTATTTTTCCTGAATATGCTTACCGGAACGCCTTTTATCAAATATCCTTTGCGAATGCTGGGGTGTAAAATCGGAAAGAAAGTGTGCATGTACACTACACAAATCACAGAATTTGACCTGATTAAAATGGGGGATTATGCTACCGTCAATGATAACTGCACACTACAAACCCACCTTTTTGAAGACAGGGTAATGAAAATGTCGTACGTTGATATTGGAAAAAGTTGTAGTATCGGCGGTATGTCGGTGGTGCTTTATGACTCAAAAATGGAAGACCAATCGGTACTGGAACCGCTTTCTGTACTGATGAAAAGCGAAACGCTTCCGGGGAACTCGGTTTTCGTCGGTGCTCCGGCTAAAAACGTATAA
- a CDS encoding ATP-binding protein produces MKPFFKKNSMRVPFHKRLFITIFSLFFLFVIIVSVFQYQREKYFREQMLSTTLTKYNTLIMYEIQKNGISNAAFNEIHRFIDLSEIRITVIDLKGKVLFDSERHDFFNMSNHLNRPEIIAARQKGYGYAIRYSESVDRDFFYSAQKYGNLYIRTALPYNTQTVQLLRPDNQFIYFLVILFLLMVLTLFRFSHVLGKNISHLRDFAVSAEKNELRENMFSFSNDDIGEISEKLVKIYHRLVRTKTALSIEREKLFMHFRFSREGLAIFSKEKKEILTNSLFIQHINLISDFPLENAEQVFQLKEFTPICDFLDASLSLRQKREEVVSKKVKIMKGGKSFEIDCVIFEDKTFEISIFNNTQQEEENRLKRQLTQNISHELKTPVSSIQGYMETILSMPDLDPAKRQLFLERCYAQSKRLSYLLSDISMLNRMDEANTLFDIEHVEVSRIVHDIHNEIQLELDKKNISVEFKNWPEKIFIEGNSSLVYSIFRNLFDNASTYAGENVKITISCYRQDAEYYYFSFADTGTGVAEEHLNRLFERFYRVDKGRSRKIGGTGLGLAIVKNAVLFHKGEISAKNRPEGGLEFMFKLKKKLA; encoded by the coding sequence ATGAAACCATTCTTTAAGAAGAATTCCATGCGCGTGCCGTTTCATAAACGGTTGTTTATTACCATCTTTTCTCTCTTTTTTCTATTTGTGATTATTGTATCGGTATTTCAGTACCAGCGTGAAAAATATTTCCGTGAACAGATGCTGAGTACTACGTTGACCAAATACAATACGCTCATAATGTATGAGATACAAAAGAATGGAATCAGTAATGCGGCGTTTAATGAAATCCATCGGTTTATAGACCTTTCAGAAATACGAATTACCGTCATTGATTTAAAAGGTAAGGTGCTTTTCGACTCGGAAAGACATGATTTTTTCAATATGAGCAACCACCTTAACCGCCCGGAAATCATTGCTGCCCGGCAAAAAGGATATGGTTATGCCATTCGTTATTCCGAGTCTGTTGATCGTGACTTCTTTTATTCTGCCCAGAAATACGGCAATCTTTACATTCGGACAGCTCTTCCGTATAATACCCAAACAGTTCAGTTGCTACGACCGGATAACCAATTTATTTATTTTCTGGTAATTCTGTTCCTGCTAATGGTATTGACGTTGTTTCGATTTTCCCATGTGCTTGGCAAGAATATATCTCATTTGCGTGACTTTGCAGTGAGTGCAGAGAAAAACGAGTTGCGGGAGAATATGTTTTCTTTTTCGAATGATGATATTGGAGAAATATCGGAGAAACTGGTCAAGATATATCATCGTCTTGTCCGAACCAAAACGGCTCTTTCAATCGAAAGGGAGAAACTGTTTATGCATTTTCGCTTTTCGCGTGAGGGATTGGCTATTTTTTCCAAAGAGAAAAAAGAAATTCTCACCAACAGCCTTTTTATTCAGCACATTAACCTGATTTCAGATTTCCCGCTGGAAAATGCCGAGCAGGTTTTTCAATTAAAAGAATTTACACCTATCTGCGATTTCCTGGATGCAAGCCTTTCACTTCGTCAAAAAAGGGAAGAGGTGGTTTCTAAAAAGGTGAAAATCATGAAAGGTGGTAAATCTTTTGAGATTGACTGTGTGATTTTTGAAGATAAAACCTTTGAAATCTCGATATTCAACAATACTCAGCAGGAGGAGGAGAACCGTCTGAAACGACAGCTGACACAGAATATTTCCCATGAGTTGAAAACGCCTGTGAGTAGTATTCAGGGGTACATGGAGACGATTCTTTCGATGCCTGACCTTGACCCTGCCAAACGTCAGCTATTTCTGGAACGCTGTTATGCGCAGAGTAAACGATTAAGCTATTTGTTGAGCGATATTTCGATGCTGAACCGGATGGACGAAGCAAATACCCTGTTTGATATAGAACATGTGGAGGTTTCCAGAATAGTACATGATATTCATAATGAGATTCAGCTCGAGCTGGACAAGAAGAATATCAGTGTAGAGTTTAAAAACTGGCCCGAAAAGATTTTCATTGAAGGAAATTCATCGCTGGTTTATTCTATTTTCCGTAATCTGTTTGATAATGCCAGTACCTATGCCGGTGAAAATGTAAAGATTACCATCAGTTGCTACCGTCAGGATGCCGAATATTACTATTTCAGCTTTGCCGATACCGGCACCGGGGTTGCAGAAGAGCATTTGAATCGTTTGTTTGAACGTTTTTATCGTGTCGATAAAGGCCGTTCAAGGAAAATAGGAGGGACTGGCTTAGGACTTGCTATTGTGAAAAATGCAGTCCTTTTCCACAAAGGCGAGATTTCGGCCAAGAACCGGCCGGAAGGAGGTTTGGAATTTATGTTTAAGCTAAAAAAGAAGCTTGCCTGA
- a CDS encoding response regulator transcription factor: MDINRILVVDDEEDLCEILKFNLENEGYVVDTANSAEEALKLNLPEYQLLLLDVMMGEISGFKLANMLKKEEKTASIPIIFLTARDAENDMLTGFNIGADDYISKPFSIREVVARVKAVVRRGSSKEKGNDKSKEEIVQYDNLVMNISQKKTTVDGEEVSLTKKEFEILKLLLGQQGRVFSREEILSKVWTDEVFVLDRTIDVNITRLRKKIGQYGKNIVTRLGFGYCFEV, from the coding sequence ATGGATATTAACAGGATACTTGTCGTAGATGACGAAGAGGATTTGTGTGAGATTCTGAAGTTTAACCTCGAAAATGAGGGCTATGTAGTTGATACTGCCAATTCTGCGGAAGAGGCGCTGAAGCTTAATCTTCCCGAATACCAGTTGTTATTACTGGATGTGATGATGGGCGAAATCTCCGGATTTAAGCTGGCAAATATGCTCAAAAAAGAAGAGAAAACTGCTTCCATTCCCATTATATTCCTGACGGCAAGGGATGCTGAAAACGATATGCTCACCGGCTTCAATATCGGTGCCGATGATTATATCTCAAAACCATTCTCTATACGGGAAGTGGTGGCACGTGTAAAGGCGGTGGTCAGACGGGGAAGTTCAAAGGAGAAAGGCAACGATAAATCCAAAGAGGAAATCGTTCAGTATGACAACCTGGTCATGAATATCAGTCAGAAGAAGACGACCGTGGATGGTGAAGAGGTTTCTCTGACCAAAAAAGAGTTTGAAATCCTGAAACTTTTACTGGGGCAACAGGGACGGGTCTTTTCGCGCGAAGAGATTTTGTCAAAAGTCTGGACCGATGAAGTCTTTGTACTGGATCGCACTATTGACGTGAACATAACGCGCCTCCGCAAGAAAATCGGACAATACGGTAAAAATATCGTTACCCGACTGGGTTTTGGTTATTGTTTCGAAGTCTAA
- a CDS encoding PD-(D/E)XK nuclease family protein: protein MKPFLYKVAEANLEYYKDTISEQIFVFPNRRAGIFFQKYLAMLSEKPMFSPQITTVNDLFRSFTSFRVCDRINLLFKLYHLYISISKSSETFDEFAFWGEMILNDFDDVDKYVVNARQLFSNIRDLKEIDNGLDGLTEEQIAAIKEFWYNFRPEKQGKTKDDFLSTWEILYPLYQAFREELETENNVYEGMIFREVAERIIHKEALDLPKGKIIFVGLNALSRTEEILLEYLQKEEAADFYWDIESPQVVDEDNRSSLFINRYSRQFPSLLTITKDKETTTPNIELIGIPSATGLAKQVYEIVEKWIKDGHIADTEKAINTAIVLPDEQLLLPTLYAIPESISTINVTMGYPLASSPIAGLMEHLFAMQENWRMVRKQPAFYYRFLLPVLNHRYITNLAPEACEKIYQNILSFNRIFIETSDFEKNPLLSKIFKPVKSGDDIAAYLMEVLEQIQKHYKAQYDENEEDESEKMTMSNLEREFIYHYYITVSRMREVMAETDVQMSSDTFFRLLRQMVTGVSIPFQGEPLSGLQVMGVLETRALDFENIIILSMNEGVFPLRGATNSFIPYNLRVGFGLTTFEHQDSVYAYHFYRMIYRAKNISLLYDTRSEGMQTGEVSRYLHQMKYHYRMPIAEKLITYDISLHQNRPIAIEKNERIQQQLQRFLESGDRALSASAINTYLDCPLKFYFQEIEKISEEEEVSEELEANQFGSMFHRIMENIYEPMKNRVLQAETLEGIQKNHVLLDKEVENAFMEFVFKTDKPQELTGNNFLIGAVLKRYVQQVLEVDRKLTPFTYRASEERIEDIISTDSDLTVKLKGSIDRVDEVNEITRIIDYKTGAGVSTFNELSDLFNSEQKKRPKAVMQVFLYAWLYKRKYKTADISPGIYYLREIFGDFDPIVAVSAIKGKKEKVEDFNILYADFEQGLKNCLDEIFNLDKKFVQTGIEEHCTYCSFKEICRK, encoded by the coding sequence ATGAAACCATTCTTATATAAAGTAGCTGAGGCGAACCTCGAATATTACAAAGATACGATTAGCGAGCAAATATTTGTATTTCCCAACCGACGTGCCGGAATCTTTTTCCAGAAATACCTGGCTATGCTGTCGGAAAAGCCGATGTTTTCACCCCAAATTACAACCGTCAACGATCTCTTTCGTTCATTTACCTCTTTTAGGGTCTGTGACCGTATCAACCTGCTGTTTAAGCTATACCATCTCTACATCTCCATTTCCAAAAGCAGTGAAACATTCGATGAATTTGCCTTTTGGGGAGAGATGATTCTCAATGACTTTGATGATGTGGATAAATATGTGGTAAATGCCCGCCAGCTTTTTTCCAACATCCGTGATTTAAAGGAAATCGATAACGGACTGGATGGATTAACGGAAGAGCAAATTGCCGCAATCAAGGAGTTTTGGTACAATTTCCGCCCCGAGAAGCAAGGTAAAACCAAAGATGACTTCCTGTCAACCTGGGAGATTCTTTACCCGCTTTACCAGGCATTCCGCGAAGAACTGGAAACTGAAAACAACGTTTACGAAGGAATGATTTTCCGGGAAGTGGCAGAACGTATCATTCATAAGGAAGCATTGGACTTACCTAAAGGAAAAATCATATTCGTAGGGTTAAATGCACTTTCCCGCACTGAGGAAATCCTGCTTGAATATTTGCAAAAAGAAGAAGCAGCCGACTTCTACTGGGACATTGAGTCTCCTCAAGTGGTGGATGAAGACAACCGTTCTTCGCTGTTCATCAACCGATACAGCCGTCAGTTTCCCTCATTGCTTACCATTACCAAAGATAAAGAGACTACGACTCCAAACATTGAGCTGATTGGTATTCCATCAGCCACCGGACTGGCCAAACAGGTCTATGAAATCGTGGAAAAGTGGATAAAAGATGGCCATATTGCCGACACGGAAAAGGCAATAAATACGGCCATCGTCCTACCCGACGAACAGTTGTTGCTACCCACGCTCTACGCCATTCCGGAAAGTATTTCCACCATCAATGTCACGATGGGCTATCCCCTCGCCTCCTCTCCGATTGCCGGACTGATGGAGCACCTGTTTGCCATGCAGGAAAACTGGCGAATGGTGCGGAAGCAACCGGCTTTCTACTACCGTTTCTTGCTGCCGGTATTGAACCACCGCTATATTACCAATCTTGCTCCTGAGGCCTGCGAAAAGATTTACCAAAACATACTGTCATTCAACCGGATATTTATCGAAACCTCTGACTTTGAGAAGAATCCTCTTTTGTCAAAAATATTCAAACCGGTTAAGTCGGGAGATGATATTGCCGCTTACCTGATGGAAGTATTGGAACAAATACAAAAGCACTACAAAGCACAATACGATGAGAATGAGGAGGACGAAAGCGAAAAGATGACTATGTCCAACCTGGAGCGGGAGTTTATCTATCATTACTACATCACGGTCAGTCGAATGCGCGAAGTGATGGCCGAGACTGATGTACAAATGTCATCCGATACTTTCTTCCGTTTACTGCGCCAGATGGTGACTGGGGTAAGTATTCCGTTTCAGGGAGAACCTCTTTCGGGGCTTCAAGTGATGGGGGTATTGGAAACACGCGCCCTGGACTTCGAAAACATCATTATTCTTTCGATGAATGAAGGCGTTTTTCCGTTGAGGGGAGCCACAAACTCCTTCATACCCTACAATTTGCGGGTCGGTTTCGGCCTGACCACGTTTGAGCATCAGGACAGCGTTTATGCCTATCACTTCTACCGGATGATTTACCGGGCAAAGAACATTTCACTGCTTTATGATACCCGAAGTGAAGGCATGCAGACCGGAGAAGTCAGTCGCTATCTGCATCAGATGAAATATCATTACCGGATGCCTATAGCAGAAAAGCTTATTACCTACGATATTTCCCTACACCAGAATCGCCCCATTGCCATAGAAAAGAACGAGCGTATCCAGCAACAACTGCAACGTTTTCTCGAAAGTGGCGACCGCGCATTATCTGCCAGTGCGATAAACACTTACCTCGATTGTCCGCTGAAATTCTATTTTCAGGAAATCGAAAAAATCAGCGAAGAGGAAGAGGTCTCTGAAGAGCTGGAAGCCAATCAGTTCGGAAGCATGTTTCACCGCATCATGGAGAACATCTACGAGCCGATGAAAAATCGGGTACTTCAGGCGGAAACGTTGGAAGGCATTCAGAAAAATCATGTTTTACTGGATAAAGAGGTAGAAAATGCGTTTATGGAGTTTGTCTTCAAGACTGACAAACCGCAAGAGCTGACCGGCAATAACTTCCTGATTGGTGCAGTTTTAAAACGTTATGTGCAACAAGTACTTGAAGTCGACCGCAAGCTTACTCCTTTTACCTACCGCGCTTCCGAAGAACGCATCGAAGATATTATTTCGACCGATTCGGACCTGACTGTGAAGTTAAAAGGCTCTATTGACCGCGTGGATGAAGTCAATGAAATTACCCGCATCATCGACTACAAAACCGGAGCCGGAGTCTCCACATTCAATGAACTGAGCGATCTGTTTAACAGCGAACAAAAGAAGCGTCCCAAAGCAGTCATGCAGGTATTCCTCTACGCCTGGCTATACAAGCGCAAGTACAAAACGGCTGATATTTCGCCCGGAATCTACTATCTGCGGGAGATTTTCGGTGATTTTGACCCGATTGTCGCTGTTTCGGCAATAAAAGGAAAAAAAGAAAAAGTGGAAGACTTCAACATATTATATGCCGACTTTGAGCAGGGATTAAAGAATTGTTTGGATGAAATATTCAATTTGGATAAAAAGTTCGTCCAGACGGGAATTGAAGAGCATTGTACGTATTGTTCATTCAAAGAGATTTGCAGAAAATAA
- the asnB gene encoding asparagine synthase B — MCGIVGVFDLKTDAQSLRHQVLKMAKKIRHRGPDWSGIYCSDKAILAHERLSIVDPQSGGQPLYTKDGKLVLAVNGEIYNHQAMRDARPDYEFLTHSDCEIILALYREKGIDFLEDLNGIFAFALYDIENDCYLIARDHMGIIPLYIGWDDAGQFYFGSELKSLEGVCSKIESFPPGHYIYSKNGYEPVRWYSRDWMEYDNVKDNETSIDAIRQGLEDAVHRQLMSDVPYGVLLSGGLDSSVISAVAKKYAGKRVEDGQTSDAWWPQLHSFAVGLKGAPDLIAAKKVADHIGTVHHEINYTVQEGLDAVRDVIYFLETYDVTTVRASTPMYLLSRVIKSMGIKMVLSGEGADELFGGYLYFHKAPNAKEFHEETVRKLSKLHLYDCLRANKSLSAWGVEGRVPFLDKEFMDIAMRINPDDKMIKNGRMEKWVVRKAFEDMLPESIVWRQKEQFSDGVGYSWIDSLKQITSERVSDEDMVHAAERFPINPPMNKEEYYYRSIFEEHFPSETAAKTVPSVPSVACSTPIALEWDESFKKLNDPSGRAVKNVHNESYEK; from the coding sequence ATGTGTGGTATTGTAGGAGTTTTTGACTTGAAGACAGATGCACAGTCACTCCGTCATCAGGTGTTAAAGATGGCAAAGAAAATTCGTCATCGCGGGCCCGACTGGTCGGGAATTTATTGTAGCGATAAAGCAATCCTGGCTCACGAGCGCCTGTCAATCGTTGACCCGCAATCGGGAGGCCAACCATTATATACTAAAGACGGTAAACTTGTACTTGCTGTAAATGGTGAGATTTACAACCACCAGGCAATGAGAGATGCAAGACCAGACTATGAATTCCTTACTCACTCTGACTGCGAAATCATTTTAGCTCTTTATCGTGAAAAAGGAATCGACTTCCTGGAAGACCTGAATGGTATCTTTGCTTTTGCCCTTTACGATATTGAAAATGACTGTTACCTGATCGCCCGTGACCACATGGGTATTATACCCTTGTATATCGGTTGGGACGACGCCGGTCAGTTTTACTTCGGTTCTGAGCTGAAATCTCTGGAAGGAGTTTGCTCTAAAATTGAATCATTTCCTCCGGGACACTATATCTACAGCAAAAACGGCTACGAACCGGTTCGTTGGTATAGCCGCGACTGGATGGAATATGACAACGTAAAAGACAACGAAACTAGCATTGACGCAATACGTCAGGGATTGGAGGATGCAGTTCATCGCCAGTTGATGTCTGATGTTCCTTACGGAGTTTTGCTGTCTGGTGGTCTTGACTCATCAGTCATTTCAGCGGTTGCTAAGAAATATGCAGGCAAACGCGTTGAAGACGGACAAACGTCTGACGCATGGTGGCCACAGCTTCACTCATTTGCTGTAGGACTGAAAGGTGCTCCGGACTTAATTGCTGCCAAAAAAGTGGCTGACCACATTGGTACCGTTCACCACGAAATCAACTATACTGTACAGGAAGGTCTTGACGCAGTTCGCGACGTGATCTACTTCCTCGAGACATACGATGTAACAACCGTTCGTGCATCAACCCCGATGTACCTACTTTCCCGTGTAATCAAATCAATGGGTATCAAAATGGTACTTTCAGGTGAAGGTGCAGACGAACTCTTTGGTGGCTACCTCTATTTCCACAAAGCACCGAATGCGAAAGAATTCCACGAAGAGACTGTACGTAAGTTGAGCAAACTGCACCTGTACGACTGTCTTCGTGCCAATAAATCACTTTCAGCATGGGGTGTTGAAGGCCGCGTTCCATTCTTAGACAAAGAGTTCATGGATATAGCGATGCGCATCAACCCGGATGACAAGATGATCAAAAACGGTCGTATGGAGAAATGGGTGGTTCGTAAAGCATTCGAAGATATGTTGCCTGAAAGCATCGTATGGCGCCAGAAAGAGCAATTCTCTGACGGTGTAGGTTACAGCTGGATTGATTCATTGAAACAAATCACTTCTGAGCGTGTAAGCGATGAAGATATGGTTCACGCAGCAGAACGCTTCCCGATCAATCCACCAATGAACAAAGAAGAGTATTATTACCGCAGTATTTTCGAAGAGCACTTCCCTTCTGAAACTGCAGCAAAAACCGTACCTTCTGTACCTTCAGTAGCTTGTAGTACTCCTATCGCTCTCGAATGGGACGAATCATTCAAAAAACTGAACGACCCTTCAGGACGCGCAGTGAAAAACGTTCACAACGAAAGCTACGAGAAATAA